The following proteins are co-located in the Sandaracinaceae bacterium genome:
- a CDS encoding TetR/AcrR family transcriptional regulator: MTRGRLGFRILTDRSVSKMPPPSDTKRAILKCTIRLLGTNGPNALSAGAIAKELGISKATVFHHFPSLTQIPLEAFELLFEDFVDWQPPPRMTLRQLLEALGSMTFTMLDERADFLRAYYVFFGIAMFDEALKKRQKDYLALVAARITSHFVQVGLEKRVAKRCANMALVVLDGIALHALAADNRPELRRSWMAFSNMVVRENS, translated from the coding sequence TTGACGCGGGGCCGCCTCGGTTTCAGAATACTGACCGATCGATCGGTCAGTAAGATGCCTCCTCCCTCGGACACCAAGCGCGCGATTCTGAAGTGCACCATCCGGCTGCTCGGGACCAATGGGCCCAATGCACTCTCGGCCGGGGCCATCGCCAAGGAGCTCGGCATCAGCAAGGCCACGGTGTTCCATCACTTCCCGAGCCTCACGCAGATCCCGCTCGAAGCGTTCGAGCTGTTGTTCGAGGACTTCGTCGACTGGCAGCCGCCGCCGAGGATGACGCTCCGGCAGCTGCTCGAAGCGCTCGGCAGCATGACCTTCACGATGCTCGATGAGCGCGCGGACTTTCTGCGCGCCTACTACGTGTTCTTCGGCATCGCCATGTTCGATGAGGCGCTGAAGAAGCGCCAGAAGGACTACCTGGCGCTCGTCGCGGCCCGCATCACTTCCCACTTTGTCCAAGTTGGGCTGGAGAAGCGGGTCGCCAAGCGCTGCGCCAACATGGCGCTCGTCGTACTCGATGGAATCGCGCTGCACGCGTTGGCCGCAGACAATCGGCCTGAACTTCGTCGGTCCTGGATGGCGTTTTCGAACATGGTCGTCCGGGAAAACTCTTGA
- a CDS encoding FAD-dependent monooxygenase — translation MRVGINGIGIGGPTLAYWLKRYGHEPVLFEKADALRAEGFVVDFWGLGYQVAEKMGIVERLRAKGKEMNRLSFVADDGHEVAGLDTTEVRQRWNNRFITVPRGVICEELFKACEGVEARFGTHIVGLDEDADRVSATLSDGTHEDFDAVVGADGLHSAIRGLVFGPEDEFESFLDCYVAVFRAPNYPNTDEGKYLAHSIPNRWAARIQRYDGTTVILLIFRASLLDQEPHSQDDVRRCLREVYADVKWEVPEMLCYLDEGPVYFDRISQIRMPTWSKGRVALLGDAAACASLLAGEGTGLAMTEAYVLAGELHRSGGDVALAYRRYEDKLAKFVRREQDHAKTFRMFFAPASRAAVWTRDLLIKMAGLPGMTGFVAGQSVPAFEFDDYGP, via the coding sequence ATGAGAGTTGGCATCAACGGCATCGGAATCGGTGGTCCCACCCTGGCCTATTGGTTGAAAAGGTACGGCCACGAGCCGGTCCTATTCGAGAAGGCCGACGCGCTCCGTGCCGAGGGCTTCGTGGTCGACTTCTGGGGGCTGGGCTATCAGGTCGCCGAGAAGATGGGCATCGTCGAGCGTCTGCGCGCCAAGGGCAAGGAGATGAATCGACTCAGCTTCGTGGCTGACGATGGCCACGAAGTCGCCGGCCTCGACACCACCGAGGTGCGGCAGCGGTGGAACAATCGCTTCATCACGGTGCCGCGCGGAGTGATCTGTGAGGAGCTGTTCAAGGCGTGCGAAGGAGTCGAAGCGCGTTTCGGAACGCACATCGTCGGCCTCGACGAGGATGCCGATCGAGTCTCGGCTACGCTCTCCGACGGTACCCATGAGGATTTCGACGCGGTCGTGGGGGCCGACGGGCTCCACTCGGCGATCCGCGGCCTGGTGTTCGGTCCAGAGGACGAGTTCGAGAGCTTCTTGGACTGCTACGTGGCCGTCTTTCGTGCGCCCAACTATCCGAACACGGACGAGGGCAAGTACTTGGCCCATTCGATCCCGAATCGCTGGGCGGCGCGCATCCAGCGTTACGACGGAACGACGGTGATCCTGCTCATCTTCCGGGCGTCACTCCTCGACCAAGAGCCGCATTCGCAGGATGACGTTCGCCGTTGCCTCCGAGAGGTCTACGCGGACGTGAAATGGGAGGTGCCCGAAATGCTGTGCTACCTCGACGAAGGCCCGGTCTACTTCGACCGCATCAGTCAGATCCGCATGCCGACTTGGTCGAAGGGTCGAGTCGCACTCCTGGGCGACGCCGCTGCCTGCGCGTCACTCTTGGCGGGTGAGGGGACGGGCCTGGCGATGACGGAGGCCTATGTTCTCGCGGGAGAGCTCCACCGCTCGGGCGGGGATGTGGCGCTCGCCTATCGAAGGTATGAGGACAAGCTGGCCAAGTTCGTGCGTCGCGAACAGGACCACGCCAAGACCTTCCGCATGTTCTTCGCTCCGGCGAGCCGAGCCGCGGTGTGGACCCGCGATCTTCTGATCAAGATGGCGGGGTTGCCCGGCATGACTGGCTTCGTTGCTGGTCAGTCGGTCCCCGCGTTCGAGTTCGACGACTACGGCCCGTGA
- a CDS encoding DUF2330 domain-containing protein, with product MRKLVSPIVAVLFCAAATSTVTVYACAVMPRPDRVVRVDGEEVLIVWDADARREHLIRHIGFRGDTDDFGFLVPTPSTPEVAEVQGLPFDPLYRLYHRSAPVRHARGRRSARSSSAMSSGAAPSVRVVAQHELAGQTATVLAANDASALNGWLASHGYPHGPALQAYVTPYVQRGWMITAFRYVARGAHVRSPVIRLSFDTEQPFFPYAEPASTEARPARHFRVSVLAHHPMQGQLSANGEGGRRWGAQVGFRRRLTPAETERVQSASQLTTAPALRYLTVFDEPRSVRGDLDLWFRPQGGAPDVQPRLRTAVAPVQQGGPNPLDEIDF from the coding sequence ATGCGCAAGCTTGTGTCGCCCATCGTCGCCGTGCTGTTCTGCGCCGCGGCCACCTCCACGGTCACGGTCTACGCCTGCGCCGTGATGCCGCGCCCGGACCGCGTCGTCCGCGTGGATGGCGAAGAGGTGCTCATCGTTTGGGACGCTGACGCTCGCCGCGAGCACCTCATCCGCCACATCGGCTTTCGTGGAGACACCGACGACTTTGGCTTCCTGGTACCGACGCCGAGCACGCCCGAGGTCGCGGAGGTGCAGGGCTTGCCGTTCGACCCGCTCTACCGGCTTTACCACCGCTCCGCGCCGGTGCGGCACGCTCGCGGGAGGAGGAGCGCCCGGAGCTCGTCCGCGATGAGCTCCGGGGCGGCCCCGTCCGTGCGCGTGGTGGCGCAGCACGAACTGGCCGGGCAGACCGCGACCGTGCTCGCGGCGAACGACGCGTCGGCGCTCAACGGCTGGCTGGCGAGCCACGGCTATCCGCACGGCCCCGCCCTGCAGGCGTACGTCACCCCGTACGTTCAACGGGGGTGGATGATCACGGCCTTTCGCTACGTCGCTCGCGGCGCCCATGTGCGCAGCCCGGTCATTCGGCTCTCGTTCGACACCGAGCAGCCCTTCTTCCCCTACGCCGAACCGGCGAGCACGGAGGCCCGCCCCGCGCGCCACTTCCGCGTGAGCGTCCTCGCGCATCACCCGATGCAGGGGCAGCTCTCCGCCAACGGCGAGGGGGGCCGCCGGTGGGGGGCTCAGGTTGGCTTCCGCCGCCGCCTCACGCCGGCTGAGACAGAGCGTGTTCAGTCGGCGTCGCAGCTCACGACGGCCCCCGCGCTGCGGTACCTGACGGTGTTCGACGAGCCGCGCAGCGTCCGGGGCGACCTCGACCTGTGGTTCCGCCCTCAGGGCGGCGCTCCCGACGTCCAGCCGAGGCTCCGCACCGCGGTCGCGCCGGTCCAGCAGGGAGGGCCCAACCCCCTGGATGAGATCGACTTCTAG